A single window of Cololabis saira isolate AMF1-May2022 chromosome 24, fColSai1.1, whole genome shotgun sequence DNA harbors:
- the LOC133425175 gene encoding sodium/potassium-transporting ATPase subunit alpha-1 → MGRGDGREQYELAATSEQGGKKKGKGKKKEKDMDELKKEVDMDDHKLTLDELNRKYGTDLNNGLTSAKAAENLARDGPNALTPPPTTPEWIKFCKQMFGGFSMLLWTGAILCFLAYGIQAAMEEEPANDNLYLGVVLSAVVIITGCFSYYQEAKSSKIMDSFKNLVPQQALVVRDGEKMSINAEEVVVGDLVEVKGGDRIPADLRIISAHGCKVDNSSLTGESEPQTRTPDFSNENPLETRNIAFFSTNCVEGTARGVVISTGDRTVMGRIATLASGLEVGRTPISIEIEHFIHIITGVAVFLGMSFFILSLILGYTWLEAVIFLIGIIVANVPEGLLATVTVCLTLTAKRMAKKNCLVKNLEAVETLGSTSTICSDKTGTLTQNRMTVAHMWFDNQIHEADTTENQSGTSFDRSSATWASLARIAGLCNRAVFLAEQSSIAILKRDVAGDASESALLKCIELCCGSVQEMREKNKKISEIPFNSTNKYQLSIHKNTPSDVESGHLLVMKGAPERILDRCSTIMIQGKEQPLDDELKDAFQNAYLELGGLGERVLGFCQFHLPDDQFPEGFAFDTEEVNFPTENLCFIGLMSMIDPPRAAVPDAVGKCRSAGIKVIMVTGDHPITAKAIAKGVGIISEGNETVEDIAARLNIPINEVNPRDAKACVVHGGDLKDLTAEQLDDILKYHTEIVFARTSPQQKLIIVEGCQRQGAIVAVTGDGVNDSPALKKADIGVAMGIAGSDVSKQAADMILLDDNFASIVTGVEEGRLIFDNLKKSIAYTLTSNIPEITPFLFFIIANIPLPLGTVTILCIDLGTDMVPAISLAYEAAESDIMKRQPRNPKTDKLVNERLISIAYGQIGMIQALAGFFTYFVILAENGFLPSTLVGIRVDWDNKYMNDLEDSYGQQWTYEQRKIVEFTCHTAFFVSIVIVQWADLIICKTRRNSVFQQGMKNKILIFGLFEETALAAFLSYCPGMDVALRMYPLKPNWWFCAFPYSLLIFIYDEIRKLILRRSPGGWVERETYY, encoded by the exons ATGGGAAGAGGA GATGGACGAGAGCAGTATGAGCTGGCCGCAACCTCGGAGCAGGGCGGTAAGAAGAAAGGGaagggaaagaagaaagaaaaggatatGGATGAACTTAAGAAGGAAGTGGATATG GACGATCACAAGCTGACCCTGGATGAGCTCAATCGCAAATATGGAACGGACCTCAACAAT GGTTTGACGAGTGCAAAAGCTGCTGAGAATCTGGCCCGTGATGGGCCCAACGCCCTCACTCCACCCCCCACCACCCCAGAGTGGATCAAATTCTGCAAACAG ATGTTTGGCGGGTTTTCTATGCTGCTCTGGACTGGTGCCATCCTCTGTTTCCTAGCCTACGGTATTCAGGCTGCCATGGAGGAGGAGCCTGCAAATGATAAT ttgtaCCTAGGTGTTGTGCTGTCTGCTGTCGTCATCATCACTGGCTGCTTCTCCTACTACCAAGAGGCCAAGAGCTCCAAGATCATGGATTCATTCAAGAACCTGGTCCCTCAG CAAGCTCTGGTCGTCCGTGATGGTGAGAAGATGAGCATCAACGCAGAGGAGGTGGTTGTTGGTGATTTAGTGGAGGTGAAAGGTGGAGACAGGATTCCTGCTGATCTGAGAATCATATCCGCCCACGGATGCAAG GTGGACAACTCCTCCCTGACCGGTGAATCCGAGCCTCAGACTCGTACTCCCGACTTCTCCAATGAGAATCCACTGGAGACCAGGAACATTGCTTTCTTCTCCACCAACTGTGTGGAAG GAACTGCACGTGGTGTTGTTATCAGCACTGGAGACCGTACAGTCATGGGTCGCATTGCCACGCTAGCCTCCGGGCTAGAGGTTGGACGCACCCCCATCTCGATTGAGATCGAGCATTTCATCCACATCATCACCGGTGTGGCCGTCTTCCTCGGCATGTCCTTTTTCATCCTCTCCCTTATCCTGGGATACACCTGGCTGGAAGCCGTTATCTTCCTCATCGGTATTATTGTCGCCAACGTGCCAGAAGGTCTTTTGGCCACTGTCACT GTGTGTCTGACCCTGACGGCCAAGCGCATGGCCAAGAAGAACTGCCTGGTGAAGAACCTGGAAGCTGTGGAGACCCTGGGCTCCACCTCCACCATCTGCTCAGACAAGACCGGTACCCTGACCCAGAACAGGATGACCGTGGCTCACATGTGGTTCGACAACCAGATCCACGAGGCCGACACCACGGAGAACCAGAGCGGCACCTCCTTCGACAGGAGCTCAGCCACCTGGGCCTCTCTGGCCAGGATCGCCGGACTCTGCAACCGAGCCGTCTTTTTGGCAGAACAGAGCAGCATCGCCATCCTGAAG CGAGATGTGGCTGGTGACGCCTCGGAGTCGGCTCTGTTGAAGTGTATCGAGCTTTGCTGTGGCTCTGTCCaagaaatgagagagaaaaacaagaaaattagTGAGATCCCGTTCAACTCCACCAACAAGTACCAG CTTTCCATTCATAAGAATACCCCATCAGACGTGGAGTCCGGTCACCTGCTGGTGATGAAGGGAGCCCCAGAGAGGATTCTGGACCGCTGCTCCACCATCATGATCCAGGGCAAGGAGCAGCCTCTGGACGACGAGTTGAAAGATGCTTTCCAGAACGCCTACCTGGAGCTGGGAGGTCTGGGGGAGAGAGTACTCG GTTTCTGCCAATTCCACCTGCCCGATGACCAGTTCCCAGAGGGCTTTGCATTTGACACTGAGGAGGTGAACTTCCCCACAGAGAACCTGTGCTTCATCGGCCTCATGTCCATGATTGATCCTCCTCGTGCTGCAGTGCCCGACGCTGTTGGCAAATGCAGGAGCGCTGGAATCAAG GTAATCATGGTGACTGGTGATCATCCAATCACAGCCAAGGCCATTGCTAAAGGTGTGGGTATCATCTCTGAAGGCAACGAGACTGTTGAAGATATTGCTGCACGCTTGAACATCCCAATTAATGAAGTCAATCCAAG AGATGCCAAGGCCTGTGTAGTCCATGGAGGTGACTTGAAGGATCTCACGGCAGAGCAGCTTGATGACATCCTGAAGTATCACACGGAGATCGTGTTTGCCAGGACCTCCCCGCAGCAGAAGCTCATCATTGTGGAGGGTTGCCAGAGACag GGTGCCATCGTGGCCGTGACAGGTGATGGTGTCAACGACTCTCCAGCTCTGAAGAAAGCAGACATCGGCGTTGCCATGGGGATTGCTGGATCCGACGTGTCCAAGCAGGCCGCAGACATGATCCTGCTGGACGACAACTTTGCTTCTATTGTCACTGGAGTGGAGGAAG GTCGTTTAATCTTCGACAACTTGAAAAAGTCCATCGCCTACACTTTGACGAGTAACATCCCTGAGATCACCCCCttcctcttcttcatcatcGCCAACATCCCCCTGCCTTTGGGAACCGTCACCATCCTCTGTATTGATCTGGGAACTGACATG GTCCCTGCCATCTCTCTGGCTTACGAAGCAGCTGAGAGCGACATCATGAAGAGACAGCCCCGAAACcccaaaacagacaaactggTGAACGAGAGGCTCATCAGCATTGCGTACGGACAAATTG GAATGATCCAGGCTCTGGCAGGATTTTTCACATACTTTGTGATCTTGGCTGAAAACGGTTTCCTGCCTTCTACCCTGGTTGGCATCCGAGTGGATTGGgataataaatacatgaatgatctggagGACAGCTATGGACAGCAGTGG ACTTACGAGCAGAGAAAGATCGTGGAGTTCACCTGCCATACAGCCTTCTTCGTCAGCATTGTCATTGTGCAGTGGGCAGATCTGATCATctgcaagaccaggaggaactCAGTCTTCCAGCAGGGCATGAA GAACAAGATCCTGATCTTTGGCTTGTTTGAAGAGACTGCCCTGGCTGCCTTCCTTTCCTACTGCCCAGGCATGGACGTCGCCCTCAGGATGTACCCTCTCAA gCCCAACTGGTGGTTCTGTGCTTTCCCGTACTCCCTGCTCATCTTTATCTATGATGAAATCCGTAAGCTGATCCTCAGACGCAGCCCAGGAG GCTGGGTGGAACGTGAGACCTACTATTAA